In one Oscillospiraceae bacterium genomic region, the following are encoded:
- a CDS encoding 4-carboxymuconolactone decarboxylase: MATYYEANDLGKFGTMGECAPELWEKFMGYYGAVFAEGNLTAREKSLIALAVATAIQCPYCIDAYTQDCLSKGVSEDQMTEAVHVACAIRGGASLVHGVQMKNVVKKLEL; the protein is encoded by the coding sequence ATGGCAACCTATTATGAGGCAAACGATCTGGGCAAATTCGGCACCATGGGTGAGTGCGCCCCCGAGCTCTGGGAAAAGTTTATGGGCTATTACGGCGCGGTCTTCGCCGAGGGGAACCTGACGGCCCGGGAGAAATCCCTTATCGCCCTGGCGGTGGCCACCGCCATCCAGTGCCCCTACTGCATCGACGCCTATACCCAGGACTGCCTGTCCAAGGGCGTGTCCGAGGACCAGATGACCGAGGCCGTCCACGTGGCCTGCGCCATCCGCGGGGGCGCCAGCCTGGTCCACGGCGTGCAGATGAAGAACGTCGTGAAAAAGTTGGAGCTGTAA
- a CDS encoding iron ABC transporter, with the protein MNELFYLEDVSVSHGKREVVHGVSLGIRAGEFCALLGLNGSGKTTILHAACGFLPMRGRCVAAGQDCTRLNEKKRARLLSFIPQTCSLEGGKTALEVVLMGFNAQLGLLESPSSAQREAALETMERLGCGAFAQKDFGALSQGQRQIVILARCIVQNAPVMLMDEPDSALDFLNKHMVLGKIREIIRSQGKAGLITLHDPNFAMAYCDRLILLKDGIIVAEIDLARAGAEEIRARLSLIYGEIALVENRGSYLMGRVQ; encoded by the coding sequence GTGAACGAGCTTTTTTACCTGGAGGACGTCTCTGTCTCCCACGGGAAGCGGGAGGTTGTCCACGGCGTGAGCCTGGGCATCCGTGCGGGAGAATTCTGTGCGCTGCTGGGCCTGAACGGCAGCGGCAAGACCACCATACTCCACGCCGCCTGCGGCTTCCTGCCGATGCGGGGCAGATGCGTGGCCGCGGGGCAGGACTGCACGCGGCTGAACGAAAAGAAGCGGGCCCGCCTGCTCTCCTTCATCCCCCAGACGTGCAGCCTGGAGGGCGGCAAGACCGCGCTGGAGGTGGTGTTGATGGGCTTCAACGCCCAGCTGGGCCTGCTGGAGTCCCCCTCCTCCGCGCAGAGGGAGGCCGCGCTTGAGACCATGGAGCGGCTGGGCTGCGGGGCGTTCGCCCAAAAGGACTTCGGGGCGCTCAGCCAGGGCCAGCGGCAGATCGTTATCCTGGCCCGCTGCATCGTGCAGAACGCCCCGGTCATGCTGATGGACGAGCCGGACAGCGCCCTGGATTTTTTGAACAAGCACATGGTGCTGGGGAAGATCCGCGAGATAATCCGCAGCCAGGGCAAGGCGGGGCTGATCACGCTCCACGACCCCAACTTTGCCATGGCCTATTGCGACAGGCTGATCCTCCTGAAGGACGGGATCATTGTGGCGGAAATCGACCTGGCCCGCGCCGGGGCGGAGGAGATCCGGGCGCGCCTGTCCCTGATATACGGCGAAATCGCCCTGGTCGAGAACCGGGGGAGCTATCTGATGGGGCGCGTGCAGTGA
- a CDS encoding aldo/keto reductase, translating into MTLDIQRLNLRDLGGLPTADGRRVRPGRLLRSGALWPMTEAERAALPPLRAVYDMRSENERQFHPDPPFPGAVYQHIAVMESGRRELAQSKRTLEDKVDDILNGYARGEAIASVRMREVYRRMVNSGEMCRCIEELLLQLAGNSDGAVLFHCAAGKDRTGFVAAVLLRLLGVPDGPLYRDYLYTNTALRGEIDEAERIALARTAGRAAADYVRGFFLACPCWLASALSEIDRQFHSVEEYVLAQTRVTQNDLASFRTSCLL; encoded by the coding sequence TTGACGCTTGATATTCAGCGCCTGAACCTGCGGGATCTGGGGGGGCTTCCCACAGCGGACGGACGGCGCGTCCGCCCGGGGCGGCTCCTGCGTTCCGGCGCACTATGGCCCATGACGGAGGCGGAGCGCGCCGCCCTCCCGCCCCTGCGGGCGGTGTACGACATGCGCAGCGAAAACGAGCGGCAGTTCCACCCGGATCCCCCCTTCCCAGGCGCGGTATACCAGCATATCGCCGTGATGGAGAGCGGCCGGCGGGAGCTGGCCCAGAGCAAGCGCACCCTGGAGGACAAGGTGGACGACATTTTGAACGGGTACGCGCGCGGGGAGGCCATCGCGTCGGTGCGGATGCGGGAGGTCTACCGCCGCATGGTGAACTCCGGGGAGATGTGCCGCTGTATCGAGGAATTGTTGCTGCAGCTCGCCGGGAACTCGGACGGCGCGGTGCTGTTCCACTGTGCCGCGGGCAAGGACCGGACCGGCTTTGTGGCGGCGGTGCTGCTGCGCCTGCTGGGCGTGCCCGACGGGCCGCTCTACCGGGACTACCTCTATACAAATACCGCCCTGCGCGGCGAAATTGATGAGGCGGAGCGTATCGCCCTCGCCCGTACGGCCGGCAGGGCCGCCGCCGACTACGTGCGGGGCTTTTTCCTCGCCTGCCCCTGCTGGCTGGCGTCGGCGCTGTCGGAAATCGACCGTCAATTTCACTCGGTTGAGGAATATGTCCTGGCCCAGACCCGCGTCACGCAAAACGATCTCGCGTCCTTCCGGACAAGCTGTCTGCTGTAA
- a CDS encoding TVP38/TMEM64 family protein: MKDKKLWIFLALVVLVLLCGHAFGWSDYLKRPEALPAMRRALEENLALALLLYGALTVAGCVLLALPGVTFAIAAGLLFGPLWGTLACWLSVTLGACLSFVVGRYFLKDALKPKLEKNRYLNRVLFEGAGRSDVFLLAITRLVPLFPYNLQNFAYGITDIRFAPYALYSAIFMLPGTAAYTVGAAGVASPEKRGPYLLFAGALLAAVLVVSFVLKKKVVRE, encoded by the coding sequence GTGAAGGATAAAAAGCTGTGGATTTTCCTGGCGCTGGTTGTGCTGGTGCTGCTCTGCGGCCACGCCTTCGGCTGGTCGGACTACCTGAAGCGCCCGGAGGCCCTGCCCGCCATGCGCCGGGCGCTGGAGGAGAACCTCGCCCTGGCCCTGCTGCTCTACGGCGCGCTCACCGTGGCGGGCTGCGTGCTGCTGGCCCTGCCCGGGGTTACCTTCGCCATTGCGGCGGGGCTGCTCTTCGGCCCCCTGTGGGGAACCCTGGCCTGCTGGCTTTCCGTGACCCTGGGGGCCTGCCTGTCCTTCGTGGTCGGGCGCTATTTCCTCAAGGACGCTTTGAAGCCCAAGCTGGAGAAAAACCGGTATCTCAACCGCGTGCTCTTCGAGGGCGCGGGGCGCAGCGACGTATTTTTGCTGGCCATTACCCGCCTTGTCCCCCTGTTCCCCTACAACCTGCAAAACTTCGCCTACGGGATTACCGACATCCGCTTCGCACCCTACGCCCTGTACTCGGCGATCTTCATGCTGCCGGGCACCGCGGCGTACACCGTGGGGGCGGCGGGGGTGGCCAGCCCTGAGAAGCGGGGCCCCTACCTGCTGTTCGCGGGGGCGCTGCTGGCCGCCGTGCTGGTGGTGTCCTTTGTGCTGAAAAAGAAGGTGGTGAGGGAATGA
- a CDS encoding thiosulfate sulfurtransferase has protein sequence MKKRLLSSALALVLLLSLLSGCTSGANTPAPAAPSPAPEAEGYPTATTQDVQAALSDGGSVVVDARINSAYIGWAMDGVARGGHIAGATDFSARWLDCTYSDTENLEGETREQVLAQYLADKGLTPEKKVIVYDANGEDARAVADYFLSKGISQVSLYDVNQWASDASLEMEQYPGYQLLVPAAHVNSLISGGTPESFEAGVDYKLFDVAWGEVDQSGYLDGHVPGAVHVNTDWFEPEQGNWMLAGDDTLLALMLKLGVTAGDHIIVTGPEPMASSRFAVILRYMGVEDVRVMTGGLVEWTDLGFALATDNTEAVPVDSFGAETPAHPEWIDTQDEVAAELEDASFTLVDNRTWEEFIGQSTGYSYHDKAGRIPGAVFGYAGKASSSSVCYYRNIDKTMRNAGEILAMWRGCGVDTGDHLAFMCGSGWRAAEILWYARVMGLENTSLYSDGWIGWSNAGRPSETGDPTAK, from the coding sequence ATGAAAAAACGGCTTTTATCCTCCGCGCTTGCACTTGTGCTGCTGCTCTCCCTGCTCTCCGGCTGCACCAGCGGCGCAAATACGCCTGCCCCCGCTGCGCCTTCGCCCGCGCCGGAGGCGGAGGGGTATCCCACCGCCACAACGCAGGACGTACAGGCGGCGCTGAGCGATGGGGGCAGCGTGGTCGTGGACGCCCGCATCAACAGCGCCTATATCGGCTGGGCCATGGACGGCGTGGCCCGGGGCGGCCATATCGCAGGCGCCACCGACTTCTCCGCCCGCTGGCTGGACTGTACCTACAGCGACACCGAAAACCTGGAGGGGGAGACCCGCGAGCAGGTGCTGGCCCAGTACCTGGCGGACAAGGGCCTCACTCCGGAGAAAAAGGTGATTGTCTACGACGCCAACGGCGAGGACGCCCGGGCGGTGGCGGACTATTTTCTCTCCAAGGGGATCTCCCAGGTCTCCCTCTACGACGTCAACCAGTGGGCCTCCGACGCCAGCCTGGAGATGGAGCAGTATCCCGGCTATCAGCTGCTTGTCCCCGCCGCCCATGTCAACAGCCTTATCAGCGGCGGCACGCCCGAGAGCTTCGAGGCGGGCGTGGACTATAAGCTCTTCGACGTGGCCTGGGGCGAGGTGGATCAGTCCGGCTATCTGGACGGCCACGTGCCCGGCGCGGTGCACGTCAACACCGACTGGTTTGAGCCCGAGCAGGGCAACTGGATGCTGGCCGGCGACGATACCCTGCTGGCCCTTATGCTCAAGCTGGGGGTTACCGCCGGGGATCACATCATCGTCACCGGCCCCGAGCCCATGGCCTCCAGCCGCTTTGCCGTGATTCTCCGGTATATGGGCGTGGAGGACGTGCGGGTCATGACCGGCGGCCTGGTGGAGTGGACGGATCTCGGCTTTGCGCTGGCCACCGACAACACCGAGGCCGTGCCCGTGGACAGCTTCGGGGCCGAGACCCCCGCCCACCCGGAGTGGATCGACACCCAGGACGAGGTGGCGGCGGAGCTGGAGGACGCCTCCTTCACGCTGGTGGACAACCGCACCTGGGAGGAGTTTATCGGCCAGAGCACCGGCTACAGCTACCACGACAAGGCCGGGCGCATCCCCGGCGCGGTCTTCGGCTACGCGGGCAAGGCGAGCTCCAGCTCGGTGTGCTACTACCGCAACATCGATAAGACCATGCGCAATGCCGGGGAGATCCTGGCCATGTGGCGGGGCTGCGGCGTCGATACCGGCGACCACCTGGCCTTCATGTGCGGCAGCGGGTGGCGGGCCGCCGAGATCCTCTGGTACGCCAGGGTGATGGGCCTGGAAAACACCTCGCTCTACAGCGACGGCTGGATCGGCTGGTCCAATGCCGGCCGCCCCTCTGAAACCGGCGATCCCACCGCGAAATAG
- a CDS encoding glycosyl transferase family 2, with protein sequence MISIIVPVYNEERALPALLARLDGLEGEREVIFSDGGSTDGTLELLAGRRVVTGARGRAAQCNRAAAEASGDVLFFLHCDSAVAPDALRLIRAAVDRGAQWGCLTLRFDDPGFPYWFGGHVSNLRVRWGHIAFGDQGIFMTRTLFAQVGGFPELPIMEDYELSLRLKRRKIYPVQVKSPIITSSRRFHEGGAFRVTWNMQRLRAMYRRGVDIERISRAYRDVREDDG encoded by the coding sequence ATGATCTCCATTATTGTCCCTGTATACAACGAAGAGCGGGCGCTGCCCGCTCTTCTGGCGCGGTTGGACGGCCTGGAGGGGGAGCGCGAGGTGATCTTCTCCGACGGGGGCAGCACCGACGGCACGCTGGAGCTGCTGGCGGGCCGCCGGGTGGTCACCGGGGCCAGGGGCAGGGCCGCGCAGTGCAACCGGGCCGCCGCCGAAGCCTCCGGCGACGTACTTTTCTTCCTCCACTGCGACAGCGCCGTCGCCCCCGACGCACTGCGCCTTATCCGCGCCGCCGTGGACAGGGGGGCGCAATGGGGCTGCCTCACCCTGCGCTTTGACGACCCGGGCTTCCCCTATTGGTTTGGCGGGCACGTGTCCAACCTGCGGGTGCGCTGGGGGCATATCGCCTTCGGCGATCAGGGCATCTTCATGACGCGGACTCTCTTTGCGCAAGTGGGGGGCTTCCCGGAGCTGCCCATCATGGAGGACTATGAACTCTCCCTGAGGCTCAAGCGGAGAAAGATCTATCCCGTGCAGGTAAAAAGCCCGATCATCACCTCCTCCCGGCGCTTCCATGAGGGCGGCGCGTTCCGGGTGACCTGGAACATGCAGCGGCTGCGGGCCATGTACCGCCGGGGGGTCGATATTGAGCGGATTAGCCGGGCGTACCGGGATGTGAGGGAAGACGATGGATAA
- a CDS encoding iron ABC transporter permease, with the protein MKPLNHMKSRDQLTPLLFAAITAVILITAVVSICIGKYQIEPAEIWAILRGGGVDEMSRKVFFTLRLPRTIMALLAGVGLGLAGSVYQIIFKNPLASPDIIGIAGGANVGAALAIVSVSATGMAAIATGAFWGGLAAVAGVMLLVRATRSRSTATYVLAGIVINAISKSIIMALKYFADPENELAAMEYWEMGTFGNTTLSKLLSILPMFCVGLAGLLLLRRQIELMAMGDNECRALGVRLKPIRAAVLTLSTLLVASVISVTGLINFAGLIAPHTARLMLRRNNSTTMCMSALVGGLLVMAADILARVLYSAELPISILTTAIGVPILLYFMCKRGKETL; encoded by the coding sequence TTGAAGCCATTGAACCACATGAAAAGCCGGGATCAGCTCACGCCGCTGCTCTTTGCCGCAATCACCGCAGTAATTTTGATTACTGCGGTGGTTTCGATCTGCATCGGCAAGTACCAAATCGAACCGGCGGAGATCTGGGCCATCCTCCGCGGCGGCGGCGTGGACGAGATGAGCCGCAAGGTATTCTTTACCCTGCGGCTGCCCCGGACCATAATGGCGCTCCTGGCGGGGGTGGGCCTGGGGCTGGCGGGCAGCGTCTACCAGATCATCTTTAAAAACCCCCTGGCGTCCCCGGATATTATCGGGATCGCCGGCGGCGCGAACGTGGGGGCGGCGCTGGCAATCGTCTCAGTGTCCGCCACGGGCATGGCGGCCATCGCCACAGGCGCGTTCTGGGGGGGCCTTGCGGCTGTGGCGGGGGTGATGCTGCTGGTGCGGGCCACCCGCTCCCGCTCCACCGCCACCTACGTGCTGGCGGGCATCGTCATCAACGCCATCTCCAAGTCCATCATCATGGCCCTCAAGTACTTCGCGGACCCGGAAAACGAGCTGGCAGCCATGGAATACTGGGAGATGGGCACCTTCGGCAACACCACGCTGTCCAAGCTGCTGTCCATCCTCCCCATGTTCTGTGTGGGCCTCGCCGGCCTGCTGCTGCTCCGGCGGCAGATCGAGCTGATGGCCATGGGGGACAACGAGTGCCGGGCCCTGGGCGTGCGCCTCAAGCCCATCCGCGCGGCGGTGCTGACGCTCTCGACGCTGCTGGTGGCCTCGGTCATCAGCGTCACGGGCCTTATCAACTTCGCGGGCCTCATCGCCCCGCACACGGCGCGGCTGATGCTCCGGCGCAACAACTCCACAACCATGTGCATGAGCGCCCTGGTGGGCGGGCTGCTGGTCATGGCGGCGGACATTCTGGCCAGGGTGCTCTACAGCGCCGAGCTGCCCATCTCCATCCTGACCACGGCCATCGGCGTGCCGATACTGCTGTATTTCATGTGCAAGCGGGGGAAGGAGACGCTGTGA
- a CDS encoding xanthine dehydrogenase accessory factor — translation MDAIEIIRAQVAACDQHREHAVVTIVQSDGAATRSQGKMLVYGDGTTKGTVGGGAVERLAVRDALQCIREGGSAFRTYDLNSPAAGAGMACGGCTSVLIEAYAGRPLLVMCGGGHVGGAVLRLAGFLGFDTLLLDDGEERDKAAQAGRFVRVRDFEADLLAQPIPAGAYIVIATHSHAQDGAALAGALAKQASYVGMIGSAKKVAALFERLREKGVGQEALDRVFTPVGLDLGGETPEEIALAIMAEILMVKNGRGGAHLTGAGN, via the coding sequence ATGGACGCCATTGAAATTATCCGGGCGCAGGTGGCCGCCTGCGATCAGCACAGGGAGCACGCGGTGGTCACTATCGTCCAGTCTGACGGCGCGGCCACCCGTTCACAGGGTAAGATGCTGGTCTACGGCGACGGCACCACAAAGGGCACGGTGGGGGGCGGCGCGGTGGAACGCCTCGCCGTCCGGGATGCCCTACAGTGTATCCGCGAGGGCGGCAGCGCCTTTCGCACCTATGACCTGAACTCGCCCGCCGCCGGGGCGGGCATGGCCTGCGGCGGCTGTACCAGTGTGCTGATCGAGGCCTACGCGGGCCGGCCCCTGCTGGTCATGTGCGGCGGGGGCCACGTGGGCGGCGCCGTGCTGCGGCTGGCCGGGTTCCTGGGCTTCGACACGCTGCTGCTGGACGACGGGGAGGAGAGGGATAAGGCCGCCCAGGCGGGGCGGTTTGTCCGGGTCCGGGACTTTGAGGCGGATCTCCTGGCGCAGCCCATCCCCGCCGGGGCGTATATCGTCATCGCCACCCACAGCCACGCCCAGGACGGCGCCGCCCTGGCAGGGGCCCTGGCCAAGCAGGCGTCCTACGTGGGCATGATCGGCAGCGCCAAAAAGGTGGCCGCCCTCTTTGAGCGGCTGCGGGAGAAGGGCGTGGGGCAGGAGGCGCTGGACAGGGTGTTCACGCCGGTGGGCCTGGATCTGGGCGGCGAGACCCCGGAGGAGATCGCCCTGGCCATTATGGCCGAGATCCTCATGGTAAAAAACGGGCGCGGCGGCGCACACCTCACCGGCGCGGGCAACTAG
- a CDS encoding TVP38/TMEM64 family protein — protein MKTVKKQKKYTKWVAIGLIAATVILCLAVPPLRAWLGSVFALLSSMDVNRVVEYIRAFGPWAAAISFCLMILQSIAAPIPAFLLTFANAIIFGWWQGAILSWSSAMAGAAVCFWIARLLGRDAVERLASKTALNSVDVFFERYGNHTILICRLLPFVSFDLVSYAAGLTGMGFWGFFLATGIGQLPATIVYSYVGGMLTGGVKLFVTALMILFALTVLIAMGKRIYNDRKAKQSGEG, from the coding sequence ATGAAAACTGTCAAAAAACAAAAAAAGTATACAAAATGGGTGGCCATTGGGCTAATTGCGGCCACCGTCATCCTGTGTCTAGCCGTGCCGCCCCTGCGCGCGTGGCTGGGCTCGGTCTTTGCCCTGCTCTCGTCCATGGACGTGAACCGGGTGGTGGAGTATATCCGCGCCTTCGGCCCCTGGGCCGCCGCAATCTCCTTCTGCCTGATGATCCTCCAGTCCATCGCGGCGCCCATTCCCGCCTTCCTGCTCACCTTCGCCAACGCCATAATCTTCGGCTGGTGGCAGGGGGCCATCCTCTCCTGGTCCAGCGCCATGGCGGGGGCGGCGGTCTGCTTCTGGATCGCCCGGCTGCTGGGGCGGGACGCGGTGGAGCGCCTGGCCTCCAAGACCGCGCTGAACAGCGTGGACGTGTTCTTCGAGCGCTACGGGAACCACACCATCCTCATCTGCCGCCTGCTGCCCTTTGTCTCCTTCGACCTGGTGAGCTATGCCGCGGGCCTGACCGGCATGGGCTTTTGGGGCTTCTTCCTGGCCACCGGCATCGGGCAGCTCCCCGCCACCATCGTGTACTCCTACGTGGGAGGGATGCTGACCGGCGGGGTCAAGCTCTTCGTGACCGCCCTGATGATCCTCTTTGCCCTCACCGTGCTCATCGCGATGGGGAAGAGGATCTACAACGACAGAAAGGCCAAGCAGTCCGGTGAAGGATAA
- the aor gene encoding aldehyde ferredoxin oxidoreductase, which yields MSSILIADLTRGTVERESADSRDYGRGLAVRLLREHTPPRCGRLSPDNAFVIAPGLLAGTPVPCATRATVAARGDGGLAVTNITGDMPQKLASLDIAAVVLKGKARAGNAVLRIDGGGARILHIPELEGLDCGALVERLRGLWGAECAIAGCGPAADLGIPLSGLFTTYPEGTPRYTCPRSSFGDVPGSKGLRAVAVQCGEYFAAPCADRAGLQAAGKRLARRILDDPICGGALPGLGSITLLHLLKNRGELPPLPEKRAVRPRTDGERVNYCCAPMCVIGCLNRHSAGSGRIYAAPEEAEVRAAVGACFGGRLSGAEMDACAAAVSARGLALGLNATEFVYAASMYLDAAGQEPAPDRLEELLEEVAAGTVIGRILGGGTAEIARLYRDREALQARMTRPAVQQEQKYALQMRRICPELAQIDDLELLYREIFLLENLGLCIFSSFALLDEREPVELLARLASCKTGRAETPESLLDYAGRCLREEESLQRQARLAAESRSIPEFVKVLYRYFEKQEAGLDA from the coding sequence ATGTCATCGATTCTCATCGCCGACCTGACCCGTGGTACGGTGGAGCGCGAAAGCGCGGATAGCAGGGACTACGGCCGGGGCCTGGCGGTCCGCCTGCTGCGGGAGCACACGCCGCCCCGCTGCGGCCGCCTGTCCCCGGACAACGCCTTCGTCATCGCCCCCGGCCTTTTGGCCGGGACGCCTGTGCCCTGCGCCACCCGGGCCACGGTGGCGGCCCGGGGCGACGGGGGGCTGGCGGTGACCAATATCACCGGGGACATGCCGCAAAAGCTGGCGAGCCTGGATATTGCGGCCGTTGTGCTCAAGGGAAAGGCCCGGGCCGGGAACGCGGTGCTCCGGATAGACGGCGGGGGCGCGCGCATCCTGCACATTCCGGAGCTGGAGGGGCTGGACTGCGGCGCGCTTGTGGAGCGGCTGCGCGGCCTGTGGGGCGCCGAGTGCGCCATTGCGGGCTGCGGCCCCGCCGCGGATCTGGGCATCCCCCTGAGCGGCCTGTTCACCACCTACCCGGAGGGGACGCCGCGCTATACCTGCCCCCGCAGCAGCTTCGGCGACGTGCCGGGGAGCAAGGGCCTGCGGGCCGTAGCCGTCCAGTGCGGGGAGTACTTCGCCGCGCCCTGCGCCGACCGCGCGGGCCTCCAGGCCGCGGGCAAGCGCCTGGCGCGCCGGATCCTGGACGACCCCATCTGCGGCGGCGCGCTGCCCGGCCTGGGCTCCATCACCCTTCTGCACCTGCTGAAAAACCGCGGGGAGCTGCCGCCCTTGCCCGAAAAGCGGGCCGTACGCCCCCGGACGGACGGGGAGAGGGTCAACTACTGCTGCGCACCCATGTGCGTCATCGGCTGCCTGAACCGCCACAGCGCAGGCAGCGGCAGGATTTACGCCGCCCCGGAGGAGGCGGAGGTGCGCGCCGCCGTGGGGGCCTGCTTTGGCGGGCGCCTCTCCGGCGCGGAGATGGACGCCTGCGCCGCGGCGGTCTCGGCCAGGGGGCTGGCGCTGGGCCTGAACGCCACGGAGTTTGTGTACGCCGCCTCCATGTATCTGGACGCGGCCGGCCAGGAGCCCGCGCCGGATCGGCTGGAGGAGCTGCTAGAGGAGGTGGCGGCGGGCACGGTGATCGGCCGCATCCTGGGCGGCGGCACGGCGGAGATCGCGCGGCTGTACCGGGACCGGGAGGCGCTCCAGGCGCGTATGACGCGCCCCGCCGTCCAGCAGGAGCAAAAATACGCCCTGCAGATGCGGCGCATCTGCCCGGAGCTGGCGCAGATAGACGATCTGGAGCTGCTCTACCGGGAGATTTTCCTCTTGGAAAACCTGGGCCTGTGCATCTTTTCCTCCTTCGCCCTCCTGGACGAGCGGGAGCCGGTGGAGCTGCTGGCCCGTCTCGCCTCCTGCAAAACCGGCAGGGCGGAGACGCCCGAGTCCCTTCTGGACTACGCCGGCAGGTGCCTCAGGGAGGAGGAGTCGCTGCAGCGCCAGGCGCGGCTGGCCGCGGAGAGCCGCAGCATCCCGGAATTCGTAAAGGTACTGTACCGATATTTTGAAAAGCAGGAGGCCGGCCTTGACGCTTGA
- a CDS encoding radical SAM/Cys-rich domain protein yields MGDARLERLDCVPAFESKFADESLMDTDGRLSVLQINVGKRCNLACKHCHVEAGPNRTEEMGREVMEACLRLLEDNRFETVDITGGAPELNPDFRWFVDACARRCGHIIVRTNLVVLLEQGYTDLPEFYRDHRVNVVCSLPHYTAKNTDRMRGDLVFQRSIEAMKRLNALGYGREEGLDLDVVYNPGGAFLPPAQTAMEAEYKEHLMQEYGVVFSRLFTITNNPLGRFGAFLERSGNLESYLCKLHGAFNAGTLETMMCRFQVSVGWDGRLYDCDFNQAADIPVEGGATVFDWVGKPIQTRRIRFGKHCYACTAGQGSSCGGATESA; encoded by the coding sequence ATGGGAGACGCGAGACTGGAGCGGCTGGACTGTGTCCCCGCCTTTGAGAGCAAATTTGCGGACGAATCCCTGATGGACACCGACGGACGGCTGTCGGTGCTGCAAATCAACGTGGGCAAGCGGTGCAACCTGGCCTGCAAGCACTGCCACGTGGAGGCCGGGCCCAACCGCACGGAAGAGATGGGCCGGGAGGTGATGGAGGCCTGCCTGCGCCTGCTGGAGGACAACCGCTTCGAGACGGTGGACATCACCGGCGGGGCCCCGGAGCTCAACCCCGATTTCCGCTGGTTTGTGGACGCGTGCGCCCGGCGCTGCGGACATATTATCGTGCGCACCAACCTGGTCGTCCTGCTGGAGCAGGGCTACACCGACCTGCCGGAGTTCTACCGGGATCACCGGGTCAACGTGGTCTGCTCGCTGCCCCACTACACCGCCAAAAACACCGACCGTATGCGCGGGGATCTGGTCTTTCAGCGCTCCATCGAGGCGATGAAGCGGCTCAACGCCCTGGGCTACGGCAGGGAGGAGGGTTTGGATTTGGATGTGGTCTACAACCCCGGCGGGGCCTTCCTGCCTCCGGCCCAGACCGCGATGGAGGCCGAGTACAAGGAGCATCTGATGCAGGAGTACGGCGTGGTGTTCAGCCGCCTGTTCACCATTACCAACAACCCACTCGGCCGCTTCGGGGCCTTCCTGGAGCGCTCGGGCAACCTGGAAAGCTACCTGTGCAAGCTCCACGGCGCGTTCAACGCGGGCACGCTGGAGACGATGATGTGCCGCTTCCAGGTCTCCGTGGGCTGGGACGGCAGGCTCTACGACTGCGACTTCAACCAGGCCGCGGACATCCCCGTGGAGGGCGGCGCCACCGTCTTCGACTGGGTGGGCAAGCCCATCCAGACGCGCAGGATCCGCTTCGGGAAGCACTGCTACGCCTGCACGGCCGGGCAGGGCTCCAGCTGCGGCGGCGCCACCGAGAGCGCATGA